The stretch of DNA CAGCAGCCCGTCCAAGCCGAAGGTCCTGCGCTCTTCGACGGTGAAGGCCGAGCTCTTGTTGTACATCGGCTGCTCGATCAGCTCGACGCCCCGGTAGGGCACTTCGAGCTCGAGACGGCCGTCAGGGGCTCGGCCACGATAGAAACGGCTGGACACGAAGTAGGTCCAGCCTCTAGGAGTCGGCTTCGGCCGGCGTCTCCGGAACCGGGTTCGACAGCTTGTCGATCTGCTGCCGAACCCGCGCGTTGTCCGGCTCGAACTCGAGGATTCTCTTCAGCGCCGCAATCGCGGCCTCGGTGTTACCGCGCTTGTTCTCGACGCCCGCCAGTGTGCCCAACGCCCAGCTCGACTGAGGGGTGTGCACCAGACTCTCCTCGAGCAGGGCCACGGCTTGGTCCATGTGCCCAGCGCCCGCAAGAGCCTCGGCCGCCCGAATGAGGGTGCCCTCGGAGAAGTCGTACGAGCCACTGCCGAGGTGCTTCTCTCTCAGCTCTCCGTACTTGGCGACCGCGGCCTCGGCTCCCTCCGAACTGCCGACAGCGGCCAGAATATCCTTGAGCTGCTCGGGACGGGCCACGCCCCGATGGCAGATCACGCACTCAACGCGCAGGAGCCCGGCGGTCTCGACGCCCAGCTGGGTCAGATACTCATCATTGATGGCGTCCATCATCTCGAGCATCACTCGTGCCTTGCGCTTGGTTTCTTTCTCGTCCGAAGCGAAATCGAAGGTGAAGATGGGCTGACCTTCCTCGCCAACGTGACAGTGCTGGCAGCGCACGCCCAGGCCCATCGCAAACCCGCGCATCGTCTGGATCAGCTGTCGCGGATCGGTGTCCTCTGGGAAGTACTGCAGGTTCTTCGGCTCGGGCGGCCAGTTCTGGGCCGCAACCGGCAGGGCCAGCCCAACGGCCAGCGCACACAGAGCCGTGATCACCAAGGCACGGCGGTAATCGAACGGCATGCGTCGATCTCCTTTCCAACGGGTTGTCCGCTGCTCACTGTGGTTCTACGGCAGACTATCAGCGTCCGGATGCGCTCTCCCCGTGTTGAAGGCACAAGAAAAGAGCCCTCTCCGAAGAGAGGGCTCTCGAGTAGCTTGAGTCAGCTCGCCCACCTGAGGTCCCGAGGCCCCCAGACCG from bacterium encodes:
- a CDS encoding c-type cytochrome encodes the protein MPFDYRRALVITALCALAVGLALPVAAQNWPPEPKNLQYFPEDTDPRQLIQTMRGFAMGLGVRCQHCHVGEEGQPIFTFDFASDEKETKRKARVMLEMMDAINDEYLTQLGVETAGLLRVECVICHRGVARPEQLKDILAAVGSSEGAEAAVAKYGELREKHLGSGSYDFSEGTLIRAAEALAGAGHMDQAVALLEESLVHTPQSSWALGTLAGVENKRGNTEAAIAALKRILEFEPDNARVRQQIDKLSNPVPETPAEADS